In Cryptosporangium minutisporangium, the following are encoded in one genomic region:
- a CDS encoding GNAT family N-acetyltransferase, translating into MSDAVLRPATDADVRAIAEVWHLGWADAHLGRVPDALLAHRTFEDLVRRVPIRLDVTTVAEVKDEVVGFTVVYGDELEQLYVADAARGSGVATALLRHAETVIGAAHRRAWLAVVDGNLRARRFYERSGWRDAGPFDYRAFTEDGTTVAVPARRYVRDLG; encoded by the coding sequence ATGAGCGACGCGGTGCTGCGTCCGGCGACCGACGCCGACGTGCGTGCGATCGCCGAGGTCTGGCACCTCGGCTGGGCGGACGCGCACCTCGGACGCGTTCCGGACGCGCTGCTGGCCCACCGGACGTTCGAGGACCTGGTCCGCCGGGTTCCGATCCGGCTGGACGTGACGACGGTGGCGGAGGTGAAGGACGAGGTCGTCGGCTTCACGGTCGTCTACGGGGACGAGTTGGAGCAGCTCTACGTGGCGGACGCGGCGCGCGGCAGCGGCGTCGCCACCGCGCTGCTGCGCCACGCCGAGACCGTGATCGGAGCCGCCCACCGGCGGGCGTGGCTCGCCGTCGTGGACGGCAACCTCCGCGCCCGCCGGTTCTACGAGCGGTCCGGCTGGCGCGACGCCGGCCCGTTCGACTACCGCGCGTTCACCGAGGACGGCACGACGGTGGCCGTACCGGCCCGCCGGTACGTGCGTGACCTCGGCTGA
- a CDS encoding DUF3291 domain-containing protein gives MAWELAQVNIGRLRAPLDDPALADFVAALEPVNAAADAAPGFRWRLATEDGDATAIRAFEWDAADSAGVIVNMSTWDSLDSLAAFTFGELHRAVLRRRREWFERISEAYTALWWVPVGERPTTANAEARIRHLRLHGPTPTAFTLRASFPPPESTAGGATGAPDPGHDDWLCPA, from the coding sequence ATGGCGTGGGAATTGGCGCAGGTGAACATCGGTCGGTTGCGGGCTCCACTGGACGACCCGGCGCTCGCGGACTTCGTGGCCGCGCTGGAGCCGGTCAACGCCGCCGCCGACGCGGCCCCCGGCTTCCGGTGGCGGCTGGCCACCGAGGACGGTGACGCGACCGCGATCCGGGCGTTCGAGTGGGACGCCGCCGACAGCGCGGGCGTCATCGTGAACATGTCGACCTGGGACTCGCTGGATTCGCTCGCCGCGTTCACGTTCGGCGAGCTGCACCGCGCGGTGCTGCGTCGCCGCCGGGAATGGTTCGAGCGCATCAGCGAGGCCTACACGGCGCTGTGGTGGGTGCCTGTCGGGGAGCGGCCGACCACCGCGAACGCCGAGGCGCGGATCCGCCACCTGCGCCTGCACGGGCCGACGCCGACCGCGTTCACGCTCCGCGCGTCGTTCCCGCCGCCGGAGTCCACCGCGGGTGGGGCGACGGGCGCGCCGGATCCCGGCCACGACGACTGGCTGTGCCCGGCATGA
- a CDS encoding TetR/AcrR family transcriptional regulator — translation MPTKPGTDRRAVIMHAAGVLFLARGYEGVSMEDVRHVVGGSKSTLYRHFTGKSALFRSAVEALLDEKSAPLRAFTPTDPDVRGSLVTLGRLVATVVLDPSGISLHRLVTSEAERIPGVGQTFFEHGPASGQAVLGRYLQAAHDAGVIRVQDARAAGAQLYQAMLGDPQMRLLTNSPSRPTPAEVETSITTAVDAFLDGTLVR, via the coding sequence ATGCCGACGAAGCCTGGAACGGACCGGCGTGCCGTGATCATGCACGCCGCGGGTGTGCTGTTCCTCGCACGCGGTTACGAGGGCGTGTCGATGGAGGACGTCCGGCACGTCGTGGGCGGCTCGAAGTCGACACTGTACCGGCACTTCACCGGCAAGTCCGCGCTGTTCCGGTCGGCCGTCGAAGCGTTGCTGGACGAGAAGTCCGCGCCGCTGCGCGCGTTCACCCCGACCGACCCGGACGTCCGGGGCTCGCTCGTCACCCTGGGACGGCTCGTCGCCACCGTGGTACTCGACCCGAGCGGGATCTCGCTGCACCGCCTCGTCACGTCCGAGGCCGAGCGCATTCCCGGGGTCGGGCAGACGTTCTTCGAGCACGGTCCGGCGTCCGGCCAGGCGGTGCTCGGCCGATACCTGCAGGCCGCGCACGACGCCGGGGTCATTCGGGTGCAGGACGCCCGGGCCGCGGGCGCGCAGCTGTACCAGGCGATGCTCGGCGATCCGCAGATGCGGCTGCTGACGAACTCGCCGTCCCGTCCGACGCCCGCCGAGGTGGAGACCAGCATCACCACCGCGGTCGACGCCTTCCTCGACGGAACGCTGGTGCGCTGA
- a CDS encoding LLM class flavin-dependent oxidoreductase, protein MIAPAVDLFLLAGVVDDAHGDARGDDHGQALRNTVDYAVAAEEAGFDGVWLAEHHFLTYGACPSAVALASYVLGRTRRITVGTAAAVLPARHPVALAEEAALLAAVADDRFELGIGRGGPWVDLEVFGTGLPRFTDGFPDSVDVLLRWLSGAATVGADGPHHRFRPVRVVPRPTRPPRVRIAATSPATVDLAAARGLPLLLGMHAAPAEHRVLLDRYAAAFGAAVPGPAVAHLAYVGETVEQARAAVRPALLAWLARTAEYVRIDGSVGRTDPVAYADRLLDLHPVGDADLCVERLRRSAEVTGAGRLLLAVEAAGDRQRTLESIHRLAADVLPGVSGWLRTA, encoded by the coding sequence GTGATCGCACCCGCCGTCGACCTGTTCCTGCTCGCCGGGGTCGTCGACGACGCGCACGGGGACGCGCGCGGCGACGACCACGGGCAGGCGCTGCGGAACACCGTCGACTACGCGGTCGCCGCGGAGGAAGCGGGGTTCGACGGCGTCTGGCTCGCCGAACACCACTTCCTGACGTACGGCGCCTGCCCGTCCGCGGTCGCGCTGGCGTCGTACGTCCTCGGCCGCACCCGCCGGATCACGGTCGGCACCGCCGCCGCGGTCCTCCCGGCCCGCCACCCGGTCGCGCTCGCCGAGGAGGCCGCACTGTTGGCCGCGGTCGCCGACGACCGGTTCGAGCTGGGGATCGGCCGGGGTGGACCGTGGGTCGACCTGGAGGTGTTCGGCACCGGGCTGCCCCGGTTCACCGACGGTTTCCCGGACTCGGTCGACGTGCTGCTGCGCTGGCTCTCCGGCGCGGCCACCGTCGGCGCCGACGGGCCGCACCACCGGTTCCGGCCGGTGCGGGTGGTGCCCCGGCCGACCCGTCCGCCGCGAGTCCGGATCGCAGCGACCTCGCCGGCCACCGTCGACCTGGCCGCCGCGCGGGGCCTCCCGCTGCTGCTCGGCATGCACGCGGCGCCGGCCGAGCACCGGGTGCTGCTCGACCGGTACGCCGCGGCGTTCGGAGCCGCCGTGCCGGGCCCCGCCGTCGCCCACCTGGCGTACGTCGGGGAGACGGTCGAGCAGGCCCGCGCGGCCGTGCGCCCGGCGCTGCTGGCCTGGCTCGCGCGCACCGCGGAGTACGTCCGGATCGACGGCAGCGTCGGCCGCACCGATCCGGTCGCCTACGCCGACCGGCTGCTCGACCTGCACCCGGTCGGCGATGCCGACCTCTGCGTCGAACGGCTGCGCCGGTCGGCCGAGGTCACCGGCGCCGGACGCCTGCTGCTGGCGGTCGAGGCGGCAGGGGACCGGCAGCGGACGCTGGAGTCCATCCACCGTCTCGCCGCGGACGTCCTGCCGGGTGTCAGCGGGTGGCTCCGCACCGCCTGA